Proteins encoded by one window of Bacillus sp. DTU_2020_1000418_1_SI_GHA_SEK_038:
- the pdhA gene encoding pyruvate dehydrogenase (acetyl-transferring) E1 component subunit alpha, with product MASKTKLAQLDVGKQLEIVEEQFQTFQILNEEGKVVNESAMPDLSDEQLQELMRRMVYTRILDQRSISLNRQGRLGFYAPTAGQEASQLASQFALEKEDFILPGYRDVPQMIWHGLPLSQAFLWSRGHFEGGNIPEGVNVIAPQIIIGAQYIQAAGVALGMKKRGAKAVAVTYTGDGGTSQGDFYEGINFAGSYGAPAIFIVQNNRFAISTPVSVQTAAKTLAQKAVAAGIPGIQVDGMDPLAVYVAVREARERAINGEGPTLIETLTYRYGPHTMAGDDPTRYRTADLDNEWEKKDPLVRFRKFLEDKGIWNEEMENETIEKAKEDIKVAIKQADDTPKQKVTDLISIMHEDAGMPYNLKEQFEIYKEKESK from the coding sequence ATGGCTTCTAAAACAAAATTGGCACAATTGGATGTTGGGAAGCAGCTTGAAATTGTTGAAGAACAATTTCAAACGTTTCAAATTCTTAATGAGGAAGGAAAAGTAGTAAATGAATCAGCAATGCCTGATTTAAGCGATGAACAGCTTCAGGAATTAATGCGAAGAATGGTTTACACACGCATACTAGATCAACGCTCTATTTCTTTAAATAGACAAGGAAGACTTGGCTTCTATGCACCAACTGCAGGCCAGGAAGCTTCTCAGCTGGCTTCACAATTTGCATTGGAGAAGGAAGATTTTATACTTCCTGGATACCGTGATGTACCGCAAATGATTTGGCATGGTCTTCCACTATCTCAAGCTTTCTTATGGTCAAGAGGACACTTTGAGGGTGGGAATATTCCAGAAGGTGTTAATGTTATTGCTCCGCAAATTATTATTGGAGCTCAATACATCCAGGCAGCTGGTGTAGCACTAGGAATGAAAAAACGTGGAGCAAAAGCAGTTGCTGTGACTTATACAGGCGATGGCGGTACTTCGCAAGGTGACTTCTATGAGGGAATTAACTTTGCAGGTTCTTATGGTGCTCCGGCAATTTTTATTGTTCAAAATAATAGATTCGCTATTTCTACTCCAGTTTCTGTACAAACTGCTGCTAAAACACTTGCTCAAAAAGCTGTCGCAGCTGGAATTCCGGGAATTCAAGTAGATGGGATGGATCCATTGGCTGTTTATGTGGCTGTACGAGAGGCTCGTGAGCGTGCAATCAACGGGGAAGGTCCAACATTAATTGAGACTCTTACTTACCGCTATGGTCCTCATACGATGGCTGGAGACGATCCTACACGTTACCGTACAGCTGATCTTGATAATGAGTGGGAAAAGAAAGACCCGCTTGTCCGTTTCCGCAAATTCTTGGAGGATAAAGGAATTTGGAATGAAGAAATGGAAAACGAAACAATTGAAAAAGCAAAAGAAGATATTAAAGTTGCAATAAAACAAGCAGATGACACACCTAAACAAAAAGTAACTGACCTCATTTCAATCATGCATGAAGATGCAGGAATGCCTTATAACTTAAAAGAACAATTTGAAATATATAAAGAAAAGGAGTCGAAGTAA
- a CDS encoding alpha-ketoacid dehydrogenase subunit beta: MAQMTMIQAITDALRTELRNDPNVLVFGEDVGVNGGVFRATEGLQNEFGEERVFDTPLAESGIGGLAVGLSLQGFRPVPEIQFFGFVYEVMDSISGQLARMRYRSGGRYNAPVTIRSPFGGGVHTPEMHADSLEGLMAQQPGLKVVIPSTPYDAKGLLISAIRDNDPVIFLEHMKLYRSFRQEVPEEEYTIPLGKAEVKREGKDLSIITYGAMVHEALKAAEELEKEGYSAEVIDLRTVSPIDIETIIATVEKTGRAIVVQEAQKQAGIAANVVAEINDRAILSLEAPVLRVAAPDTVFAFPQAETVWLPNYKDIIETGKKVLTF, from the coding sequence ATGGCGCAAATGACAATGATTCAGGCAATTACTGATGCTTTACGCACAGAGTTGCGAAATGATCCGAATGTATTAGTATTCGGAGAAGATGTGGGCGTGAACGGCGGCGTATTCCGTGCTACTGAAGGTCTTCAAAATGAATTCGGCGAAGAACGTGTATTTGATACGCCTTTAGCTGAATCTGGAATCGGCGGCCTTGCGGTTGGTCTTAGCTTACAAGGCTTCCGACCAGTACCTGAAATACAATTTTTCGGTTTCGTATATGAAGTAATGGATTCTATTTCCGGACAACTGGCGCGCATGCGCTATCGTTCTGGCGGCAGATATAATGCGCCTGTAACCATTCGTTCACCTTTTGGAGGTGGCGTACATACTCCAGAAATGCATGCTGACAGCTTGGAAGGGCTAATGGCTCAACAGCCTGGGTTAAAGGTTGTTATTCCATCAACTCCTTATGATGCAAAAGGTCTTTTAATTTCGGCCATCCGTGATAATGACCCGGTCATTTTCCTTGAGCATATGAAATTATACCGTTCTTTTCGTCAAGAAGTACCTGAGGAAGAGTACACAATTCCATTAGGTAAAGCTGAAGTGAAACGAGAAGGAAAAGACTTGTCGATTATTACTTATGGAGCAATGGTGCATGAAGCATTAAAGGCTGCTGAAGAATTAGAAAAAGAAGGCTATTCTGCAGAGGTAATCGATCTACGTACAGTATCACCAATTGATATTGAAACTATTATTGCTACTGTTGAAAAAACAGGACGTGCAATTGTCGTTCAAGAGGCTCAAAAGCAGGCTGGTATTGCTGCTAATGTTGTAGCAGAGATTAATGACCGTGCAATCTTAAGCCTTGAAGCCCCTGTCCTTCGCGTTGCAGCACCGGATACAGTTTTTGCTTTCCCACAAGCTGAAACGGTTTGGCTTCCAAACTATAAGGATATTATTGAAACGGGTAAGAAAGTTTTAACTTTCTAA
- a CDS encoding dihydrolipoamide acetyltransferase family protein, translating to MSFQFKLPDIGEGIHEGEIVKWFVKAGDKVQEDDVLCEVQNDKAVVEIPSPVKGTVEEILVGEGTVATVGQVLITFDAPGYENLKFKGDENLEDDKPADQAPEKKDEAEVNKAEIQTDAKSDRRIIAMPSVRKYARDKGVDIQQVAGSGNNGRILKTDIDSFLSGGVQVQQPVAPEQETTAAPVEAEAAPVQKIIPQGQYPETREKMSGIRKAIAKAMVNSKHTAPHVTLMDEIEVTKLVAHRKKFKEVAANKGIKLTFLPYVVKALTSALREYPVLNTSIDDAAQEIIQKHYYNIGIAADTEKGLLVPVVKDADRKSMFTISNEISELAAKARDGKLSSEEMKGASCTITNIGSAGGQWFTPVINHPEVAILGIGRISEKPIVKDGEIVAAPVLTLSLSFDHRIIDGATAQNALNHIKRLLNDPELLLMEA from the coding sequence ATGTCATTTCAATTTAAATTGCCTGACATTGGTGAAGGGATCCACGAAGGGGAAATAGTTAAGTGGTTCGTTAAAGCAGGCGATAAAGTACAAGAAGATGATGTATTATGCGAAGTTCAGAATGATAAAGCAGTTGTAGAAATTCCTTCACCTGTTAAAGGAACGGTTGAAGAAATATTAGTTGGAGAAGGAACTGTTGCAACTGTTGGCCAGGTTCTAATTACATTTGATGCGCCTGGATATGAAAATTTAAAATTCAAAGGCGATGAAAATCTAGAGGATGACAAGCCAGCAGACCAAGCCCCAGAGAAAAAGGATGAAGCTGAAGTAAATAAAGCCGAAATCCAAACAGATGCTAAATCTGACCGCCGGATTATCGCCATGCCTTCCGTTCGAAAATATGCTCGTGATAAAGGTGTTGATATTCAGCAAGTTGCGGGAAGCGGTAATAATGGAAGGATCTTAAAAACCGACATTGATTCGTTCTTAAGCGGCGGAGTTCAAGTCCAGCAACCTGTGGCTCCAGAGCAAGAAACAACAGCAGCACCTGTAGAAGCGGAAGCTGCTCCAGTTCAAAAAATTATTCCACAAGGGCAGTACCCTGAAACTCGTGAAAAAATGAGCGGCATTCGTAAAGCAATTGCAAAAGCGATGGTAAACTCAAAGCATACGGCTCCACATGTTACTTTAATGGATGAAATTGAAGTGACAAAGCTTGTAGCACATCGTAAGAAGTTCAAAGAAGTTGCTGCAAATAAAGGAATTAAATTAACGTTCCTTCCATATGTAGTGAAGGCATTAACAAGTGCGTTACGTGAATATCCAGTATTGAATACATCAATTGATGACGCCGCACAAGAAATTATTCAAAAGCATTATTACAATATTGGTATAGCAGCAGACACTGAAAAGGGACTTTTAGTACCAGTTGTAAAAGATGCTGATCGTAAATCTATGTTTACTATTTCAAATGAAATTAGTGAGCTTGCTGCAAAAGCGCGTGATGGTAAGTTATCTTCAGAAGAAATGAAAGGGGCTTCCTGCACAATTACAAATATTGGATCAGCAGGCGGACAATGGTTTACCCCTGTTATCAATCACCCAGAAGTTGCTATTTTAGGCATTGGCCGTATTTCAGAAAAGCCAATTGTTAAAGATGGTGAAATTGTTGCAGCTCCAGTACTTACATTATCATTAAGCTTTGACCATCGCATCATCGATGGTGCAACAGCGCAAAACGCTTTAAATCATATTAAACGTTTATTAAATGATCCAGAACTATTGTTAATGGAGGCTTAA